In a single window of the Streptomyces sp. NBC_01471 genome:
- a CDS encoding glucose 1-dehydrogenase yields MNNAQITDTSIPAAVGLLAGKVAFITGAGRGIGAAAARLFAREGARVLLAARTEDQLKAVTEEIRAAGGTAEYTVCDLADGASVRAAVDRAVGLYGQLDIAFNNAATSMPPAPMDHVPETDFDRVYAVNLKGPWLAMSAEVAAIRATVGTGAIVNNSSVGSLRGNPELSAYGAMKRAVNSLTESAAVTYGPEGIRVNAIAPGTTLTEMVRTWNDRSPGIIDQLNAHTPLRRAAEPDEIAQAAAWLLSDRASYVTGTVLPVDGGMQAA; encoded by the coding sequence ATGAACAATGCACAGATCACCGACACCTCCATCCCCGCCGCCGTGGGCCTGCTGGCCGGCAAGGTCGCCTTCATCACCGGTGCCGGGCGCGGCATCGGCGCCGCCGCAGCGCGGCTGTTCGCCCGGGAGGGCGCCCGGGTGCTGCTCGCAGCCCGCACGGAGGACCAGCTCAAGGCGGTGACCGAGGAGATCCGGGCAGCCGGCGGCACCGCCGAGTACACGGTGTGTGACCTGGCCGACGGGGCTAGCGTCCGTGCCGCCGTCGACCGCGCCGTGGGCCTGTACGGCCAGCTCGACATCGCCTTCAACAACGCAGCGACGAGCATGCCACCGGCCCCGATGGACCACGTGCCTGAGACGGATTTCGACCGCGTCTACGCCGTGAACCTCAAGGGTCCGTGGCTGGCCATGTCCGCCGAGGTCGCCGCCATCCGGGCCACCGTCGGCACGGGAGCCATCGTCAACAACTCCTCCGTCGGCAGCCTGAGGGGCAACCCCGAACTGTCCGCCTACGGTGCGATGAAGCGAGCGGTCAACAGCCTCACCGAGTCGGCGGCCGTCACTTACGGCCCGGAAGGCATCCGCGTCAACGCCATCGCTCCCGGCACCACACTGACCGAAATGGTGCGCACATGGAACGATCGCTCACCCGGCATCATCGACCAGCTCAACGCGCACACACCGCTGCGTCGCGCGGCCGAGCCCGACGAGATCGCCCAGGCCGCCGCCTGGCTCCTCAGCGACCGAGCCTCCTACGTGACCGGAACGGTCCTCCCTGTCGACGGCGGCATGCAGGCGGCATGA
- a CDS encoding helix-turn-helix transcriptional regulator produces the protein MDRRELAGFLRSRREGITPADVGLPAGPRRRTPGLRREEVAQLAYISTEYYTRLEQARGPRPSREVLAGLARALRLSDPERDHLHHLAGAPPGSPSGPSREVPRSILDLLRRLPHTAAIVLSATYEVIAWNDLAAALLEDFSPLSRPERNLVRRAYLAPQSRERRLLYDPFDAEAFARTAARRLRAAAARYPDDPEVATLVSELLAGSAEFARLWAAHDVRAEPALRKTINHPLIGRITVNCDVLDVTDRDQQVVIYTAEPGSPAEEALRLLSVIGTQRMDVPG, from the coding sequence ATGGATAGACGAGAGCTGGCCGGCTTCCTGCGCAGCAGGCGCGAGGGCATAACCCCTGCCGACGTGGGGCTGCCCGCCGGGCCGCGCCGCCGCACCCCGGGGCTGCGCCGCGAGGAGGTGGCACAGCTGGCGTACATCTCCACCGAGTACTACACGCGGCTGGAGCAGGCCCGCGGCCCGCGCCCCTCGCGCGAGGTACTCGCCGGCCTGGCCCGGGCCCTGCGCCTGTCGGACCCCGAGCGCGACCACCTGCACCACCTCGCCGGCGCCCCGCCCGGCTCGCCGAGCGGGCCCTCACGTGAAGTGCCGCGGAGCATCCTCGACCTACTGCGGCGGCTGCCGCACACCGCGGCGATCGTGCTCTCCGCGACCTACGAGGTGATCGCCTGGAACGACCTGGCAGCCGCCCTCCTGGAGGACTTCTCCCCGCTTTCCCGGCCCGAGCGCAACCTCGTGCGCCGTGCCTACCTCGCACCACAATCGCGGGAGCGGCGGCTGCTGTACGACCCGTTCGACGCGGAGGCGTTCGCCCGTACCGCGGCCCGGCGCCTGCGCGCCGCTGCCGCCCGCTACCCGGACGACCCCGAGGTGGCCACGCTGGTGAGTGAACTTCTCGCCGGCAGCGCGGAATTCGCCCGGCTGTGGGCTGCCCACGACGTACGCGCCGAGCCCGCCCTGCGCAAGACCATCAACCACCCGCTCATCGGCCGCATCACCGTCAACTGCGACGTCCTGGACGTCACCGACCGGGACCAACAGGTCGTGATCTACACGGCCGAGCCCGGCTCCCCGGCAGAAGAGGCACTGCGGCTGCTGTCGGTGATCGGTACGCAGCGCATGGACGTGCCCGGCTGA
- a CDS encoding carboxylesterase family protein — MAAVLAPTRGDDVLDHFRGRSHTPYEALADLTTAAVFHEPALATYRSLAAPDSTAYAYSFARVSPGNQRSGMLAHHMAELPYLFGPITPGDEYDPTYATISDAIQHAWTEFARTGTPRTPDGTPWPPCQHTDHATEGRRPAELP; from the coding sequence GTGGCGGCAGTCCTTGCCCCCACCCGCGGCGACGACGTCCTGGACCACTTCCGCGGCCGGAGCCACACCCCCTACGAGGCGCTCGCAGACCTGACCACCGCCGCCGTGTTCCACGAACCGGCCCTCGCGACCTACCGGAGCCTCGCCGCACCGGACAGCACCGCCTACGCCTACAGCTTCGCCCGCGTCTCCCCCGGAAACCAGCGCTCGGGCATGCTCGCCCACCACATGGCCGAACTGCCCTACCTGTTCGGCCCGATCACGCCCGGCGACGAATACGACCCCACCTACGCCACCATCAGCGACGCCATCCAGCACGCGTGGACCGAGTTCGCCCGCACCGGCACCCCACGCACCCCCGACGGCACACCCTGGCCGCCGTGCCAACACACCGACCATGCCACCGAAGGGAGGCGCCCCGCGGAGCTCCCCTGA
- the uvrA gene encoding excinuclease ABC subunit UvrA yields the protein MDKDATDPFVHVRGASENNLRNIDVDVPRDVMVAFTGVSGSGKSSLAFGTLYAEAQRRYFESVAPYARRLLQQVGAPHVQEITGLPPAVALQQRRGSPSSRSTVGTITTLSNLLRMLYSRAGTYPPRAARLEAESFSPNTAAGACPECHGLGVVHDVAEDLLVPDPSLSIREGAIAAWPGAWQGANLRSVVSGLGIDIDRPWRRLRKKDRDWLLYTDEQPSVYIEPEEDRVDYGYQGKFWSARKHVMHVLADSRSEKMRERALRFVRSVPCPECHGSGLRPEALAVTFVGRSIAEINAMPLTEVAALLRPVAGRSGADATTSTARSGETTEVAVRICGDLVARVEVLLDLGLGYLSLGRRSTTLSPGEAQRLRVATQLRSGLFGVVYVLDEPSAGLHPADAEPLLDVLDRLKAAGNSLFVVEHDMDVVRRADWVVDIGPGAGEGGGRVLYSGPVAGLERVRESATSQYLFGRARPLDHRPRTPHGWLHLSGVSRHNLHDVSVDVPLCVLTAVTGVSGSGKSTLVTQVLAEVVRGHLGLVPGEPDEAQLEVDVRDASGVESFDRLVRVDQRPIGRTPRSNLATYTGMFDAVRKLYAATDEARARGYSAGRFSFNVPEGRCETCQGEGFVAVELLFLPGTYAPCPTCQGARYNAETLEVTYRGKNIADVLGLSVDAAAEFLSAVPAASRSLETLREVGLGYLRLGQPATELSGGEAQRIKLATELQRARRGHALYLLDEPTAGLHPSDVALLLRQLHRLVDAGNTVVLVEHDLDTIATADWVIDLGPGGGDAGGRVVAAGPPAKVARARRSATAPYLAARLARS from the coding sequence GTGGACAAGGACGCGACCGACCCCTTCGTGCATGTCCGGGGCGCCAGTGAGAACAACCTGCGGAACATCGATGTCGATGTTCCGCGGGACGTGATGGTCGCCTTCACCGGCGTCTCCGGTTCGGGCAAGTCCTCACTCGCGTTCGGCACGCTCTACGCCGAGGCCCAGCGGCGCTACTTCGAGTCCGTAGCACCGTACGCCCGAAGGCTGTTGCAACAGGTCGGCGCACCGCACGTGCAGGAGATCACCGGACTGCCACCGGCCGTGGCCCTGCAGCAGCGACGCGGGTCGCCCAGCTCGCGTTCGACGGTCGGCACCATCACCACGCTGTCCAATCTGCTGCGCATGCTGTACTCCCGCGCCGGCACCTATCCGCCCCGGGCCGCACGGCTGGAAGCCGAGTCGTTCTCACCCAATACCGCGGCCGGCGCATGCCCGGAGTGCCACGGGCTGGGCGTCGTGCACGACGTCGCCGAGGACCTGCTCGTCCCGGACCCCTCGCTGAGTATCCGCGAGGGAGCGATCGCCGCCTGGCCGGGTGCCTGGCAGGGCGCCAACCTGCGCAGTGTCGTGAGCGGACTGGGGATCGACATCGACCGACCGTGGCGCAGGCTCAGGAAGAAGGACCGGGACTGGCTGCTGTACACGGACGAGCAGCCCTCCGTGTACATCGAGCCGGAGGAGGACCGCGTCGACTACGGCTACCAGGGCAAGTTCTGGAGCGCCCGCAAGCACGTCATGCACGTCCTCGCCGACTCCAGGAGCGAGAAGATGCGCGAACGGGCGCTGCGGTTCGTCAGGAGTGTGCCCTGCCCGGAGTGTCACGGCAGCGGACTGCGGCCCGAGGCGCTCGCCGTGACCTTCGTCGGACGTTCCATCGCCGAAATCAACGCGATGCCGCTCACCGAGGTCGCGGCGCTGCTGCGGCCCGTCGCGGGGCGGTCGGGGGCCGACGCCACCACGTCGACCGCCCGATCCGGGGAGACGACCGAGGTCGCGGTCCGGATCTGCGGCGATCTGGTCGCGCGGGTCGAGGTACTGCTCGACCTGGGCCTCGGATATCTCAGCCTCGGGCGCCGCTCGACGACCCTGTCGCCGGGCGAGGCGCAGCGCCTGCGGGTCGCCACCCAGTTGCGCTCGGGACTGTTCGGCGTCGTCTACGTCCTCGACGAACCCTCCGCGGGCCTGCACCCGGCTGACGCGGAACCACTGCTGGACGTGCTGGACCGCCTCAAGGCGGCGGGCAACTCACTGTTCGTCGTGGAGCACGACATGGACGTCGTACGGCGGGCGGACTGGGTGGTCGACATCGGCCCCGGCGCGGGCGAGGGCGGCGGGCGCGTGCTGTACAGCGGCCCGGTCGCCGGTCTTGAGCGGGTGAGGGAGTCGGCCACGAGCCAGTACCTGTTCGGGCGCGCCAGGCCGCTCGATCACCGCCCGCGCACACCGCACGGCTGGCTGCACCTGAGCGGCGTCTCCCGCCACAATCTGCACGACGTGTCCGTCGACGTACCCCTCTGCGTACTGACGGCGGTGACGGGCGTGTCCGGTTCCGGAAAGTCGACGCTGGTGACGCAGGTGCTCGCCGAGGTCGTCCGCGGCCACCTCGGACTCGTACCCGGGGAGCCCGACGAGGCGCAGCTGGAGGTCGACGTCCGGGACGCGTCGGGGGTCGAGTCGTTCGACCGGCTGGTCCGGGTCGACCAACGGCCCATCGGCCGAACTCCCCGGTCCAACCTGGCCACGTACACGGGAATGTTCGACGCGGTGCGCAAGCTGTACGCGGCGACGGACGAGGCCAGGGCGCGCGGCTACTCGGCCGGGCGGTTCTCCTTCAACGTGCCCGAAGGGCGGTGCGAGACCTGCCAGGGCGAAGGATTCGTCGCGGTGGAACTGCTCTTCCTGCCTGGCACCTACGCGCCGTGCCCGACCTGCCAGGGCGCCCGGTACAACGCCGAAACGCTGGAAGTCACCTACCGCGGCAAGAACATCGCGGACGTGCTGGGGCTGTCCGTCGACGCCGCCGCCGAGTTCCTGTCCGCCGTCCCGGCCGCCTCCCGCAGTCTGGAGACGTTGCGCGAGGTGGGACTGGGGTACCTGCGGCTGGGGCAGCCCGCGACGGAGCTCAGCGGTGGTGAGGCGCAACGCATCAAACTGGCCACCGAACTGCAGCGGGCCCGCCGCGGCCACGCGCTCTACCTGCTCGACGAGCCGACGGCGGGGCTGCACCCCTCGGACGTCGCGCTGCTGCTGCGACAGCTGCACCGACTCGTCGACGCCGGCAACACGGTCGTCCTCGTCGAGCACGACCTGGACACGATCGCCACCGCCGACTGGGTCATCGACCTCGGGCCGGGCGGCGGTGACGCGGGCGGGCGGGTGGTCGCGGCGGGCCCGCCGGCCAAGGTGGCGAGGGCCCGCCGCAGCGCCACCGCGCCCTATCTCGCGGCCCGGCTCGCGCGCTCCTGA
- a CDS encoding RDD family protein, translated as MALLLFGLLLMVAGAVTMCVMEGRSGQTVGKRAVGIRLVRTQSPQPIGFGLSLGRRVLHVLDTIVCIGFLRPLWNPAHQTWADSIVSTVVIKTR; from the coding sequence GTGGCCCTCTTGCTGTTCGGTCTCCTGCTCATGGTGGCCGGCGCCGTGACCATGTGCGTGATGGAGGGGCGCTCCGGCCAGACCGTCGGGAAGCGCGCCGTCGGCATCCGGCTGGTCCGCACGCAGTCACCGCAGCCCATCGGTTTCGGGCTGTCCCTCGGCCGGCGGGTGCTGCACGTGCTCGACACCATCGTCTGCATCGGCTTCCTCCGGCCACTGTGGAACCCGGCGCACCAGACCTGGGCGGACTCCATCGTCAGCACCGTGGTCATCAAGACCCGCTGA
- a CDS encoding oxygenase MpaB family protein has product MFGRGSQFHRFFNDPRWALAMVRATVLEAAHPQVGAALLDNSTFVAHPWRRLHNTLVSLQRMFGDDDDTRQREAARLNRLHARLNGTDARNRPYDAMDPQVRAWVVATLFESSVTMCRLSGQPLDQATMERLYSEFRAFYAVLGDDADHLPPTVREFWPYYDRTVEEELENTEALRIILYRLFDHLPAPPLLDKLPTTWAAGRALAGPVIGMITVASLPEPFRRRAGLPEIPGAQTVMQGAYTTAGLARFLPDGWFSTEGVVGLLFQTPDRSGSDDPRAAALTALQGRVKQAGALIRLLAPWPHQGDGEETAPERSADEFFTAVLDQTGDGYLDWPDLAAMARELSSRLDLDEPEETRLYNAYAAWWRELQAALDIDGDGRISRDEYAGAVPSLAGPALIRVAEVLFDATDTDGDQFIDAREYRALFREGFKRTMAGADTRYSRSAFVADFLSFMSGRRRSTAYDPLLAQA; this is encoded by the coding sequence CTGTTCGGTCGCGGTTCGCAGTTCCACCGGTTCTTCAACGATCCGCGCTGGGCGCTGGCCATGGTCAGGGCCACGGTCCTGGAAGCCGCCCACCCGCAGGTCGGCGCCGCTCTGCTGGACAACTCCACCTTCGTGGCGCACCCGTGGCGCCGGCTGCACAACACCCTCGTGAGCCTGCAGCGCATGTTCGGGGACGACGACGACACGCGGCAGCGGGAAGCGGCGCGGCTCAACCGGCTGCACGCCCGGCTGAACGGTACCGACGCGCGGAACCGGCCGTACGACGCGATGGATCCCCAGGTCCGCGCCTGGGTTGTGGCCACGCTGTTCGAGAGCTCTGTCACCATGTGCCGGCTGAGCGGGCAGCCACTCGACCAGGCCACGATGGAGCGCCTGTACTCCGAATTCCGCGCCTTCTACGCGGTGCTGGGCGACGACGCCGACCATCTGCCGCCCACCGTGCGCGAGTTCTGGCCGTACTACGACCGCACTGTCGAGGAGGAGCTGGAGAACACCGAGGCGCTGCGCATCATCCTCTACAGGCTTTTCGATCATCTGCCGGCGCCGCCTCTGCTGGACAAGCTGCCCACGACGTGGGCGGCGGGCCGCGCGCTCGCCGGGCCGGTCATCGGAATGATCACCGTGGCGTCCCTGCCCGAGCCGTTCCGCCGGCGGGCAGGCCTGCCCGAGATCCCCGGCGCGCAGACCGTGATGCAGGGTGCCTACACGACCGCGGGCCTGGCCCGCTTCCTTCCCGACGGCTGGTTCAGTACCGAAGGCGTCGTCGGCCTGCTCTTCCAGACCCCGGACCGTTCCGGCTCCGACGACCCGCGAGCCGCGGCACTCACTGCGCTTCAAGGCCGGGTGAAACAGGCGGGCGCCCTGATCCGGCTGCTCGCACCCTGGCCCCATCAGGGCGACGGCGAGGAAACCGCGCCGGAGCGCAGCGCCGACGAGTTCTTCACCGCGGTGCTGGACCAGACCGGCGACGGCTACCTGGACTGGCCCGATCTCGCCGCCATGGCACGAGAGCTGTCCTCCCGCCTCGACCTGGACGAACCGGAGGAGACCCGGCTCTACAACGCGTACGCCGCATGGTGGCGGGAACTCCAGGCGGCTCTTGACATCGACGGAGACGGCCGTATCAGCAGGGACGAGTACGCAGGCGCTGTCCCCTCCCTCGCCGGGCCTGCGCTGATCCGCGTGGCCGAGGTCCTCTTCGACGCCACCGACACCGATGGCGACCAGTTCATCGACGCGAGGGAGTACCGGGCACTGTTCCGCGAAGGGTTCAAACGCACCATGGCCGGCGCCGACACGCGATACTCCCGCAGCGCCTTCGTAGCGGACTTCCTCTCGTTCATGTCAGGGCGCCGCCGCTCGACCGCCTACGACCCGCTGCTCGCCCAGGCGTGA
- a CDS encoding helix-turn-helix transcriptional regulator — protein MSGNELGEFLLARRSRVSPHDVGLPHSTGRRVSGLRREEVAVLAGVSADYYARLEQGRERHPSGQVIDALARALSLDSDACWHAYRLAGLVPRNEVLDIVGEQVAPQLRRLMDAFPAAVAYVVNRRLDVLASNAPAAALLSPLADPRHMVRSLFCDPAARTLFVDWDDVARDTVAGLRLAYGHERHDPRTAALIDELLIGSEEFTELWARQEVGRLGSRFKTFQHPAAGRMTLSYQTFEVQDAPGQSLLVGTAEPGSTDAARLALLCLPPPLDDRHTPGLRQ, from the coding sequence ATGAGCGGCAACGAACTGGGCGAATTCCTGCTGGCACGCCGTTCCCGGGTCAGTCCGCATGATGTGGGACTTCCCCACTCCACGGGCCGCCGCGTCAGCGGGCTGCGGCGCGAGGAGGTCGCCGTGCTGGCCGGGGTCAGCGCCGACTACTACGCCCGTCTGGAACAGGGCCGCGAACGGCACCCCTCCGGCCAGGTCATCGACGCACTGGCACGGGCCCTGAGCCTGGACTCCGACGCCTGCTGGCACGCCTACCGCCTGGCCGGCCTGGTGCCGAGGAACGAAGTCCTCGACATCGTCGGGGAGCAGGTGGCTCCCCAGCTGCGGCGGCTGATGGACGCGTTCCCCGCAGCGGTCGCCTATGTCGTCAACCGCCGCCTGGACGTTCTCGCGTCGAACGCGCCGGCCGCCGCGCTGTTGTCACCGCTGGCGGACCCGCGACACATGGTCCGCTCCCTCTTCTGCGACCCTGCCGCACGCACTCTGTTCGTGGACTGGGACGACGTGGCACGCGACACCGTCGCCGGGCTGCGGCTCGCCTACGGCCATGAGCGTCACGATCCGCGGACCGCGGCTCTGATCGACGAACTCCTCATCGGGAGCGAAGAGTTCACGGAACTGTGGGCGCGCCAGGAGGTCGGTCGGCTGGGCAGCCGGTTCAAGACCTTCCAGCATCCCGCGGCGGGCCGGATGACGCTCTCGTACCAGACGTTCGAGGTGCAGGACGCACCGGGCCAGAGCCTGCTCGTCGGCACCGCGGAGCCCGGCAGCACGGACGCCGCCCGCCTCGCGCTGCTCTGCCTCCCACCGCCCCTGGATGACCGGCACACCCCAGGCCTTCGCCAGTAG
- a CDS encoding hydrolase translates to MSLWTSLEPASTTVDAGSAATVQLRLRNTGDVVDEYRFVPVGEIAPYVTVEPPILRLYPGTTGTVQLTFAPPRTPDATAGPNPYAVQIIPTEHPEATTVPEGNLTITPFTEIRAELVPHTVKGRFRGRPKLAIDNVGNTTLTASITGNDNGDELSYDVHPANVQIEPGRAAFVNATLRPRRLIWFGHKQQRPYRLAVRRSGTTPLDIDGTYIQRGFLPRWLATLLTLLITLAVIFLVLWFTKAAAVTSRATPQASQPAVTALPPPPTSAPPTPSDTPSPSPTETQAEAGGGGGAPAEPKAKPKPKAKPKPDTASVAVTKLNERDPGRHVCYRAYVADIGWQHSVCDGGIAGTQNEGRSIEAVNIAVSGSRATSGNAFMETVGFPPSWSSAAEKKDLTVGTPGKALQMDQFTMSLSDGVICGNAFIERDQWLGKQCDDPGGPGNWISVGVTGKTLHLEAFQLKMDNMDGVDN, encoded by the coding sequence GTGAGCCTATGGACTTCCCTTGAGCCGGCGTCAACCACCGTAGACGCGGGCAGTGCAGCCACCGTACAACTACGGCTTCGCAACACCGGCGACGTGGTTGACGAATACCGCTTCGTCCCCGTCGGCGAGATCGCGCCCTACGTCACTGTGGAGCCGCCGATCCTCCGGCTCTACCCGGGCACCACCGGAACCGTCCAACTCACCTTCGCGCCGCCGCGTACCCCGGACGCCACCGCCGGGCCCAACCCGTACGCCGTGCAGATCATTCCGACGGAGCACCCCGAGGCGACCACGGTCCCCGAGGGCAACCTCACCATCACGCCGTTCACCGAGATACGGGCCGAACTCGTCCCGCACACCGTCAAAGGACGTTTCCGGGGACGGCCCAAGCTCGCCATCGACAACGTCGGCAACACCACGCTCACCGCCTCCATCACGGGGAACGACAACGGCGACGAACTCTCGTACGACGTCCACCCCGCCAACGTCCAGATCGAGCCGGGGCGCGCCGCCTTCGTCAACGCGACGCTCAGACCCCGCCGGCTCATCTGGTTCGGCCACAAACAGCAGCGGCCCTACCGCCTGGCCGTACGCCGTTCCGGCACCACGCCCCTCGACATCGACGGCACGTACATCCAGCGCGGATTCCTCCCCCGCTGGCTCGCCACGCTTCTCACCCTGCTGATCACTCTCGCCGTCATCTTCCTTGTCCTCTGGTTCACCAAGGCAGCCGCGGTCACCAGCCGGGCCACCCCGCAGGCCTCGCAGCCCGCCGTCACCGCCCTCCCTCCGCCGCCCACCTCAGCGCCCCCGACACCCAGCGATACGCCGTCCCCGTCACCGACCGAGACGCAGGCCGAGGCCGGAGGCGGTGGTGGAGCGCCGGCCGAGCCGAAGGCAAAGCCCAAGCCGAAGGCGAAGCCCAAGCCGGACACCGCGTCGGTCGCTGTCACCAAGCTGAACGAGAGGGACCCAGGCCGGCACGTCTGTTACCGGGCCTACGTGGCCGACATCGGCTGGCAGCACTCGGTGTGCGACGGCGGCATAGCCGGCACGCAGAACGAGGGCCGCTCCATCGAGGCCGTCAACATCGCCGTGTCCGGCAGCAGAGCCACATCGGGCAACGCGTTCATGGAGACGGTCGGTTTCCCGCCTTCATGGAGCTCCGCCGCGGAGAAGAAGGACCTGACGGTAGGAACCCCCGGCAAGGCCCTTCAGATGGACCAGTTCACCATGAGCCTCAGTGACGGCGTCATCTGCGGCAACGCCTTCATCGAGAGGGACCAGTGGCTGGGAAAGCAGTGTGACGACCCGGGTGGCCCGGGTAATTGGATCAGTGTCGGGGTCACGGGTAAGACACTCCACCTCGAAGCCTTCCAGCTCAAGATGGACAACATGGACGGCGTGGACAACTAG
- a CDS encoding cytidine deaminase: protein MTTQTHHVDHELIQAAGHVARTGCRGDNHTMAAAARAKDGRILTAVNVYHFTGGPCAELVLLGTAAAQGAYELDTIVAVGDRDRGIVPPCGRCRQVLLDYFPALQVIVGAGERLRTVSITDLLPESYVWADHQLETDEAEPLGTS from the coding sequence ATGACCACGCAGACCCATCACGTCGACCACGAACTCATCCAGGCCGCGGGCCACGTCGCACGCACTGGCTGCCGGGGCGATAACCACACCATGGCGGCCGCGGCCCGTGCCAAGGACGGCCGGATCCTCACCGCAGTGAACGTCTACCACTTCACCGGCGGGCCCTGCGCCGAGCTGGTTCTCCTCGGCACGGCGGCCGCCCAGGGCGCCTACGAGTTGGACACGATCGTCGCCGTGGGCGACCGTGATCGGGGGATCGTTCCCCCGTGCGGACGGTGCCGCCAGGTCCTCCTCGACTACTTCCCGGCCCTGCAAGTCATCGTCGGGGCAGGCGAGCGGCTCCGGACGGTCTCCATCACCGATCTGCTTCCCGAAAGCTACGTATGGGCCGACCACCAGCTCGAAACCGACGAGGCCGAGCCACTCGGCACGAGCTGA
- the uppS gene encoding polyprenyl diphosphate synthase: MDGNGRWAAHRSLPRTSGHLAAETTVIDIIEAARTTGVGWLSLYAFSTENWQRPGDEVDFLMRLVRRVVRKHALFLHARGIRCRFLGVTDPRIPAPLARDFADLMTLTEGNRGMTLTVAFDHGGRRDIVEAARSLIHSGVPAEAVDEQHFAAHLPFPDTPDVDLVIRTSGEQRISNFMLWQVAYAEWIFPPVLWPDFRAPHFVECLHTYQRRDRRFGGVKPHAIGETHL, encoded by the coding sequence ATGGACGGGAACGGCCGGTGGGCGGCACACCGTTCCCTGCCGCGTACGTCGGGGCACCTGGCGGCGGAGACCACCGTGATCGACATCATCGAGGCGGCGCGGACGACAGGGGTGGGCTGGCTGAGCCTGTACGCGTTCTCCACCGAGAACTGGCAACGCCCGGGCGACGAGGTGGACTTCCTCATGCGGCTGGTGCGGCGCGTCGTACGCAAACACGCGCTGTTCCTGCACGCACGCGGCATCCGCTGCCGGTTCCTCGGTGTGACGGATCCCCGGATCCCCGCCCCGCTGGCCCGGGACTTCGCCGATCTGATGACACTGACGGAGGGCAACCGGGGGATGACGCTGACCGTGGCCTTCGACCACGGCGGCCGCCGCGACATCGTCGAGGCGGCCCGTTCCCTCATACACAGCGGAGTACCGGCCGAAGCTGTCGACGAGCAGCACTTCGCCGCCCATCTGCCCTTTCCCGACACGCCCGACGTGGACCTGGTCATCCGGACCTCCGGCGAACAGCGCATCTCCAACTTCATGCTCTGGCAGGTGGCCTACGCCGAGTGGATCTTCCCGCCGGTGCTCTGGCCCGACTTCCGCGCCCCGCACTTCGTGGAGTGCCTGCACACCTACCAGCGACGCGACCGCCGCTTCGGCGGCGTGAAGCCCCACGCGATCGGAGAGACCCACCTGTGA
- a CDS encoding SDR family oxidoreductase — protein sequence MTRTPTTAAPKVVLITGASSGIGEATARRLAAAGHHVVLGARRAERLAALAKEIEAGGGNALAHTLDVTDPLSTRSFVDAAHNRYGRVDVLVNNAGVMPLSRLDALRTEEWDRMIDVNLRGVLHGIAAVLPIMTAQGAGHIVNIASVSGLRVDPTAAVYSATKHAVRALSEGLRQESQDLRVTVISPGLTRSELTDTIGHQDTKDAVTGQMSIAIPAAAIGEAIHYAITQPAEVDVNELVIRPTAQG from the coding sequence ATGACGCGCACGCCCACCACGGCCGCCCCGAAAGTTGTCCTGATCACCGGGGCCAGCAGTGGCATCGGCGAGGCCACCGCCCGACGACTCGCCGCAGCCGGCCATCACGTGGTTCTGGGCGCCCGCCGCGCTGAGCGCTTGGCCGCCCTCGCCAAGGAAATCGAAGCCGGTGGCGGCAACGCCCTGGCGCACACGCTGGACGTGACCGACCCGCTCAGCACGCGGTCCTTCGTCGACGCCGCCCACAACCGGTACGGCCGCGTCGACGTCCTGGTCAACAACGCCGGAGTCATGCCCCTCTCGCGCCTGGACGCGCTGCGGACCGAGGAATGGGACCGCATGATCGACGTCAACCTGCGCGGAGTCCTGCACGGCATCGCCGCCGTCCTGCCGATCATGACTGCCCAGGGCGCAGGCCACATCGTGAACATCGCCTCCGTGTCAGGGCTGCGGGTCGACCCGACCGCCGCCGTCTACAGCGCCACCAAACACGCGGTCCGCGCCCTGTCGGAGGGACTGCGCCAGGAAAGCCAGGACCTGCGGGTCACCGTGATCAGCCCCGGCCTGACCCGAAGCGAACTGACCGACACCATCGGCCACCAGGACACCAAGGACGCTGTCACGGGCCAGATGTCCATCGCGATCCCCGCCGCCGCGATCGGCGAAGCGATCCACTACGCCATCACCCAGCCCGCGGAAGTGGACGTGAACGAACTCGTCATCCGCCCCACGGCCCAAGGATGA